CGCCCACTATCAGAGGAGATGGAATCGACAAAATGAAGCTACCTTTTTGAAAAACCTCAAAGAAGCAGGAATGATTGTGGATGAGCATCCCGATCTTGAGTCCTTCAGAGCCAGGGTCAAGGGTATAAGGGAACTGGATATCTTCAGGGCAAAAGAGGTACAGGAACTTTTGCCCCTATTTCTGAGGGCAGTCGGTCGGGAGTAAATGGAGTATAAGTCGCCGGTAAAGTTTATCTGCCGGTTGAGCGACCGGGTGAATTTTGTGGTGGAATTGTGTCTTTGCCTTTTGGGTATGTCCATGGCTATTGTGATGGGAGCACAGGTGTTCTGCCGGTATGTGCTCAATCATTCTATCTTCTGGTCCGAGGAGTTCGGAAGAATAACCCTGGTGTGGTTGACCTTTCTCGGAGCAACCTCGGCATTCAAGCGTCGCATGCACGTAGGAATAGAATTCTTCGTTAGAAATCTCCCCAAGGGGATTAAAAGAGTTGTGGACTGGCTTGTCTGGACGGGTTGTGTAGTGTTTTCATCGGTGCTGATCTATTTCGGTCTGCGCTTTACTTCTTTTGTGTCGGCTCAGAAAACGGCAGCCCTTGGTATAACAATGGCGATACCTTACGCGATAATCCCGACAAGCGGATTAATTCTGTTGATTCACTCCCTGGCTAGTCTCTTCAGGGGAGTTTCGGAAGACTGACTGCAATTATGACGGCAATTCTCTTCATCAGCCTTTTCTTTTTCTTCCTTTCCGGTGTACCAATTGCCTTCTCAATCGCCCTTTCTTCCCTCGTCGCCTTCGTATTTCACGGTGATCTTCCCCCGGTTATGATAATCCAGAGGCTCTACGCAGGGGTTGATTCCTTTCCCCTTCTGGCCGTACCGCTTTTTATGCTCGCAGGATTTCTGATGGAATCGGGTGGTATCTCCAGAAGGGTTATAGAATTCGCCGAAGCGCTGGTGGGGTGGCTACCGGGAGGGCTAACTGCCGTTACAATAGTGGCTGCCATGTTCTTTGCCGGTATATCCGGTTCTGCCGCCGCCGATGCCGCCGCCGTTGGCAGTATCATGATACCGGCCATGGTAAGTCGGGGCTATGACCCCCGGCTGGCAGGAGCCGTCATGGCTTCAGGTGGTTCTCTTGGTGTGGTGATACCTCCGAGCATTCCCATGATCATATTCGGATTCCTTACGGGGGCCTCGGTGGGAAAGCTCTTCGTTGCCGGCATAATCCCCGGGCTGATGATCGGCATTAGCCTTATGACCCTTTCCGTGCTGATCTCCTGGAAGGAAGGTATAAGGGAAACCATACCCTTTTCATGGAGGCGCCTGGTCGTAACATTCTGGGAAGCTAAATGGGCTCTGGGGGCTCCTGTAGTGATACTGGGCGGTATACTCGGCGGAGTATTTACGGCAACAGAAGCCGCCGCCGTCGCAACCTTTTATGCACTAATAGTGGGTCTCTTCATACACAAGGAATTAAGATGGAAAGACTTACCATCACTCGTAATAAGAGGATGCCTTACGGCCAGCACAATTCTTTTCATAATCGCAACGGCTTCGGTCTTTAGCTGGCTTATGGCCATAGAAGACATCCCGGCCCGTATTGCCTCCGGTATACTCTCCATAACCCGGGACCGGACTCTTTTGCTACTCATGATAAACGCTCTCCTCTTAGCCGCCGGGACCTTCGTTGAAACGACTGCCGCACTTATTTTGCTCGTCCCGGTCATCACTCCCCTGCTACCCAGCCTCAATATGGACATCATTCAGCTTGGAGTAGTGGTAGTGGTCAACCTTGCCATAGGCATGCTCACACCACCCCTGGGAATTTGTCTTCTTGTGTCCTGCAGTATCGCAAACATACGCCTGGACGAAATCATCCGCCGGATAGGTCTTTTTCTGATGGTACTGATCTTGAATTTGATCCTGATAACCTACTGGGAACCCCTGACATTATGGCTACCATCAATGATGGACTGAATGCCTACTCCTTTTCTTCTTCAGAATCCCCTACCCTCCTGAGGCACTCTTCTATGCACACCCTGCATTCATCCGGATTTATGCCGTTATTGCAGAATTTTTCAAAAGAATCGAACCACTCATAACCCGCACGAGGGCAACGCTCAAGAAATTCAATGAATTTGACGAGCCGTGCCATTGCATCCGGATTTATTGCGTGTTCTATGCGGCAGGCATTGGTTTCCGATTGCCTGGGCGAAAGTTTTAAAACAGTACGGAAAAACTTTCTTAGTACCTCATGGCGCCTTATGATATCTTTTGCTACCTCCAGCCCCTCTTCGGTGAGAGTAACAAGACTGTAAGGCTGATAATTGATCAGTCCCCGGGCAGAAAGCTCACGCAACGCCCCGGTTACAGAGGCAGGCTGAACCTTCATTCTGTCGGCAATGTCCTTTGCACGGGCAGCCTTGTCTCTCTTTTGAAGATGGTAAATTACTTCCAGGTAGTCCTCCAGGCTGGCAGAAAGTGGCTTCTTAACCCTGGGCATGATAGGTTTTCTCCCGATTAACAAATTCCATCATTCAAGCTATCCTTATTAGGCCTTGCAAAAAAGGTCAATCCACAATTACCACCTTTGTTTGACACCGCCTGGCGTTTCTATTAAATGGAAACCATGAAAGGTTCAACCGGAATGGTACAACAGGGGTCTGGATATGGAAGGTTTGTACGAAGTTAAGATTCAGGCAGGTTTTGCTGCGGCTCATCAGTTAAGAAATTTCCGCGGTAAGTGCGAAAATCTTCACGGGCATAACTGGAAGGTGGAGGTGGTAGTCCGGGGGACCAGGCTGGATGAGTGCGGTATCCTCGTAGATTTCGGTGAACTCAAAAAAGCAACGAATGAACTTCTGGAAGAACTCGATCATAAGTTGCTAAACGACCATCCCTGCTTCCGGGACGTTAATCCTTCTTCGGAGCACATAGCCCGTTTTATCTTCCAGCGTTTAAGCCAGAAGTTTAACGGTAAGTATCGATGGGTACATTGTGTAAGCACCTGGGAATCGGACAACGCATGTGCAACATACTACGGAATAAGGAGCGCTGGTGATGAATAAAAAAGTTTTCTTTGCAATTCTGCTTTCTTTTTTAACCATTACGGGAGGAATTGTTTACGCCCTTCAGCGTCATACACTCCTTCCGCCCGAGGAACAAGGGCGCATGCTGGAAAGAATTGAAACGATGCACGGTGCGGATGAGGCACAAAAAGGACACGCAGGAGACTCCGCAACCATGCACCAGGAGACGGGCCAGGAGACGGTTAAGCCACGGGGACAGGCTCTCCGGCGACCCGGGCTTCCGGAAGCCACGGTGCCGCCTATTGAGGGGCGAGGACGTGAGGTAACGGAAGGACACAGGCTTAAAACCTTCACCCCCACGGTTCCTGCTCCACCCCGTGTACCCGAAACTCATGTAACCGAGGAAGTTAGAAAGCCTGAAGGGGCTATTACCGAAAAAAGGGAAACTCCTGCCGAGGTGGAAATTCCGGCACACGAAGAGGAAGAAGAACATGTGGTTCTTCCTGAAATCTCACCTATTCCCGGGGTAACCTTTGTGGAAACCATGATTCGACTTATGGAACACGAACTGGACGGGAGATTCCTGGGCTGGAGACCGAATGATCTCATAATAGGCCGATTTACCGACAACATCAACAATTTCCAGCTCGGCGTGCTTGAAGCCATGAGGTTTACAACCTTAAGGCTCAAAGACAGCCTGACAAGAATGGGCGAAGCGGACGCCTACGATCGGGATCTTGAAGATGCGTTAAACCTCTTTATGAACAAAGCAACCCAATTTTGGTTTCCATCTGCCGAAAGTCAGTACAAAGAAGCGGTAGAACATCTCAAGAAGTTTCTCAGGAAGCTTCATACCGGTGAGCGTCGTTTTTACTATCGGACCGACAACCTGCTTGCCCTCGTTGTCTCTTACAGCGACCTTCTGGGCAATGTAAACCGTACTCTCATAATGGA
This Thermodesulforhabdus norvegica DNA region includes the following protein-coding sequences:
- the queD gene encoding 6-carboxytetrahydropterin synthase QueD, translating into MEGLYEVKIQAGFAAAHQLRNFRGKCENLHGHNWKVEVVVRGTRLDECGILVDFGELKKATNELLEELDHKLLNDHPCFRDVNPSSEHIARFIFQRLSQKFNGKYRWVHCVSTWESDNACATYYGIRSAGDE
- a CDS encoding DUF2333 family protein — its product is MNKKVFFAILLSFLTITGGIVYALQRHTLLPPEEQGRMLERIETMHGADEAQKGHAGDSATMHQETGQETVKPRGQALRRPGLPEATVPPIEGRGREVTEGHRLKTFTPTVPAPPRVPETHVTEEVRKPEGAITEKRETPAEVEIPAHEEEEEHVVLPEISPIPGVTFVETMIRLMEHELDGRFLGWRPNDLIIGRFTDNINNFQLGVLEAMRFTTLRLKDSLTRMGEADAYDRDLEDALNLFMNKATQFWFPSAESQYKEAVEHLKKFLRKLHTGERRFYYRTDNLLALVVSYSDLLGNVNRTLIMDRHADGRPVSWFETDDYFYYAKGVAHVMYEILKVVRVGFYEQLVTIDAVEIMDEILHELHRAEQMDPWIILDADLDGLFANHRANLNAPLSEAAHLMTIMSRF
- a CDS encoding metal-dependent transcriptional regulator, with the translated sequence MPRVKKPLSASLEDYLEVIYHLQKRDKAARAKDIADRMKVQPASVTGALRELSARGLINYQPYSLVTLTEEGLEVAKDIIRRHEVLRKFFRTVLKLSPRQSETNACRIEHAINPDAMARLVKFIEFLERCPRAGYEWFDSFEKFCNNGINPDECRVCIEECLRRVGDSEEEKE
- a CDS encoding TRAP transporter small permease, which gives rise to MEYKSPVKFICRLSDRVNFVVELCLCLLGMSMAIVMGAQVFCRYVLNHSIFWSEEFGRITLVWLTFLGATSAFKRRMHVGIEFFVRNLPKGIKRVVDWLVWTGCVVFSSVLIYFGLRFTSFVSAQKTAALGITMAIPYAIIPTSGLILLIHSLASLFRGVSED
- a CDS encoding TRAP transporter large permease, whose translation is MTAILFISLFFFFLSGVPIAFSIALSSLVAFVFHGDLPPVMIIQRLYAGVDSFPLLAVPLFMLAGFLMESGGISRRVIEFAEALVGWLPGGLTAVTIVAAMFFAGISGSAAADAAAVGSIMIPAMVSRGYDPRLAGAVMASGGSLGVVIPPSIPMIIFGFLTGASVGKLFVAGIIPGLMIGISLMTLSVLISWKEGIRETIPFSWRRLVVTFWEAKWALGAPVVILGGILGGVFTATEAAAVATFYALIVGLFIHKELRWKDLPSLVIRGCLTASTILFIIATASVFSWLMAIEDIPARIASGILSITRDRTLLLLMINALLLAAGTFVETTAALILLVPVITPLLPSLNMDIIQLGVVVVVNLAIGMLTPPLGICLLVSCSIANIRLDEIIRRIGLFLMVLILNLILITYWEPLTLWLPSMMD